A region from the Candidatus Hydrogenedentota bacterium genome encodes:
- a CDS encoding redoxin domain-containing protein: protein MKQQKFGLFGLAVAGMALALAFVTPGPVRAAISDAPEIGTAVSDFKLTDYEGKEHSLSAHKGKIVVMSFTSQQCPVSHECEPRYAELAEKYGDKGVVFLSIDSHASTTTAEIAKYATSDNRTGKKLPYPILKDVDNKYADVMGAKRTPEIYIADKDGKLAYHGSIDNQKKPTDADYKNYVAAALDELLAGKPVSEPKHSAYGCGIKRKAA, encoded by the coding sequence ATGAAGCAACAGAAGTTCGGCTTATTTGGCCTTGCCGTCGCGGGGATGGCGTTGGCTCTCGCCTTCGTTACACCCGGCCCCGTGAGAGCGGCTATATCGGACGCGCCCGAAATCGGGACAGCGGTATCCGATTTCAAGCTGACCGATTACGAGGGCAAGGAACACTCCCTGTCCGCGCACAAGGGCAAGATTGTCGTCATGTCGTTCACGTCACAGCAGTGCCCCGTATCGCACGAGTGCGAACCGCGCTATGCCGAATTGGCGGAGAAATACGGCGACAAGGGGGTGGTCTTCCTGAGCATCGACTCGCATGCGAGCACGACAACTGCGGAGATCGCAAAATACGCCACGTCCGACAACCGGACCGGAAAGAAGCTTCCATACCCGATCCTCAAGGATGTGGACAACAAATACGCCGACGTGATGGGGGCGAAGCGCACGCCGGAAATCTACATCGCGGACAAGGACGGCAAACTCGCCTACCACGGCAGCATCGACAATCAGAAAAAGCCGACCGACGCGGACTACAAGAACTACGTGGCCGCCGCGCTCGACGAATTGCTTGCCGGCAAACCCGTCTCCGAACCCAAGCACAGTGCATATGGCTGTGGCATCAAACGCAAAGCCGCGTAA
- a CDS encoding Hsp20/alpha crystallin family protein, with amino-acid sequence MDELQTESAERRQGKKQRALNALVFLLATAFCVQAYVLWETNEKLSATVAELEHVRDLADNAEWNVIPKSNPPDAANTTQTTPRSPIYLPQSADPYASLDRRIGLPFSDIHQMRAQLERMMDQMRAQSDIAPQAESIPRIVGAARQLRMNEQAGAYLVKAELTGIDSANVNVRVEDQTLYICVKHEKKVQSADGSGADRQRLAGQCTQRVTMPGPVDGAAMKWSIDDGVLTVVIPKAGRAGAAGNSGLSQSVRN; translated from the coding sequence GTGGACGAGCTACAGACAGAATCAGCGGAGAGGCGCCAAGGGAAGAAGCAACGTGCGCTGAACGCGCTTGTGTTTCTGCTCGCGACGGCGTTCTGCGTTCAAGCGTATGTGCTCTGGGAGACCAACGAAAAACTCAGCGCGACAGTCGCCGAGTTGGAGCATGTCCGAGACCTCGCGGACAACGCCGAGTGGAACGTGATTCCGAAATCGAACCCGCCCGACGCTGCGAACACTACGCAAACAACTCCACGATCGCCAATCTATTTGCCGCAGTCCGCGGATCCGTACGCCAGTCTCGATCGCCGAATCGGTCTGCCTTTCTCCGATATTCACCAGATGCGCGCGCAACTCGAGCGTATGATGGACCAAATGCGCGCACAATCGGACATCGCGCCGCAGGCCGAGAGCATTCCGAGAATCGTTGGCGCCGCGCGCCAGTTGCGTATGAACGAACAAGCCGGTGCATATCTGGTGAAGGCGGAACTCACCGGCATTGACTCCGCCAACGTCAATGTGCGCGTGGAAGACCAGACGTTGTATATCTGCGTGAAGCACGAGAAGAAGGTGCAAAGCGCGGATGGCAGCGGCGCCGACCGTCAGCGGTTGGCGGGCCAATGCACACAGCGTGTAACGATGCCCGGCCCGGTCGACGGCGCCGCAATGAAATGGTCCATTGACGACGGCGTGCTAACCGTTGTCATTCCCAAGGCAGGTCGCGCCGGCGCAGCCGGCAATTCGGGCCTGTCGCAGAGTGTGCGGAACTGA
- a CDS encoding type II secretion system protein: MRQAKRRRGFTLIELMMVITIISILAALLLPALARARERARRVVCSNNLKQLGLTFIMFANEHQGKFPPGHPNHYYGEPDTRPPANDDAVLIRNNLTFDPRGMFPDYLSDAKVLRCPSNAQLLEDPQVNWFSDLTFVPRYVSPVVANDPRNATLLPKLMKERTDYECITSQFYIYLPFAVETEENLLFLKDEIDRQMSLGNTDFLREDFTMTGGHGTAGSDQFYRLDVGIARRFIEDINDPAASAVSDTQIPVMFDTMAWDDDLDPNHFAPYGGNVLYLDGHVEWYELKDNELRPPYTLLLLEFWKANVYTNEGIKNIPPWCSNRAKGTPFRPRYEFYPSDEMYKGLYF, from the coding sequence ATGCGGCAAGCTAAGAGGCGGCGCGGCTTCACGCTGATCGAACTCATGATGGTGATCACCATCATTTCGATACTTGCGGCGCTATTGCTTCCGGCACTGGCCCGCGCGCGCGAACGCGCCCGGCGCGTGGTGTGCTCGAACAACCTCAAGCAACTGGGCCTCACGTTTATCATGTTCGCCAATGAACACCAGGGAAAGTTTCCGCCGGGGCACCCCAACCACTACTACGGCGAACCGGACACCCGCCCGCCCGCCAACGATGACGCCGTACTCATCCGAAATAATCTGACCTTCGATCCGCGCGGCATGTTCCCGGATTATCTCAGCGATGCCAAGGTGCTGCGCTGTCCGTCGAACGCGCAATTGCTCGAGGACCCCCAAGTGAACTGGTTCTCGGACCTGACGTTCGTGCCCCGCTACGTATCGCCTGTCGTGGCAAACGACCCGCGAAACGCGACGCTGCTTCCCAAGCTCATGAAGGAACGTACGGATTACGAATGCATCACGAGCCAGTTTTACATCTATTTGCCATTTGCCGTCGAGACCGAGGAGAATCTGCTGTTTTTGAAGGACGAAATCGACCGCCAGATGTCGCTGGGAAACACGGATTTTCTTCGCGAAGACTTTACGATGACAGGCGGTCACGGGACAGCGGGATCGGACCAGTTCTACAGACTCGACGTCGGCATCGCGCGCCGGTTCATCGAGGACATTAACGATCCCGCGGCGTCCGCCGTATCCGACACGCAGATTCCCGTCATGTTCGATACGATGGCGTGGGACGACGACCTCGATCCGAACCACTTCGCGCCGTACGGCGGAAACGTGCTGTATCTGGATGGGCACGTGGAATGGTACGAGCTGAAAGACAACGAACTTCGACCGCCGTATACGTTGCTGTTACTGGAGTTTTGGAAGGCGAACGTCTACACGAACGAGGGTATCAAGAACATTCCTCCGTGGTGCAGCAACCGGGCGAAGGGCACACCGTTCCGTCCGCGTTACGAGTTCTATCCAAGCGACGAGATGTATAAGGGATTGTATTTCTGA
- a CDS encoding inorganic pyrophosphatase translates to MSESKETISALLSLLYRAHPWHGVPIGERAPDVVTAYIEMTPTDPVKYELDKGTGLLKVDRPQKFSSTCPTLYGFVPQTYCAERSGAYCAERTGRTNIIGDGDPLDICVLTEKPIRKSNVLIQAIPIGGLRMLDGSEADDKIIAVMVDDETFGEMRDIADCPKRLIDRLRHYFLTYKQAPDAQDKVCEITHVYDRVEAREVIIRGREDYLRRFANIGNLLNKTLKFGEA, encoded by the coding sequence ATGAGCGAATCGAAAGAAACCATCTCGGCCCTACTGAGTTTATTGTACCGCGCGCACCCCTGGCACGGCGTACCGATTGGGGAACGCGCGCCGGACGTCGTGACAGCCTACATTGAAATGACTCCGACTGACCCGGTGAAGTACGAGCTCGATAAGGGGACCGGGCTGTTAAAGGTAGACCGGCCGCAGAAGTTTTCGAGCACCTGCCCGACGCTGTATGGGTTTGTGCCGCAAACCTATTGCGCGGAGCGATCCGGCGCATACTGCGCGGAACGCACGGGGCGGACCAACATTATCGGCGACGGCGACCCGCTGGACATCTGCGTGCTGACCGAGAAACCGATTCGCAAAAGTAACGTGCTGATTCAAGCCATTCCGATAGGCGGGCTGCGCATGCTCGACGGCAGCGAGGCGGACGACAAAATTATCGCCGTGATGGTGGACGACGAGACGTTCGGCGAGATGCGGGACATTGCGGACTGTCCCAAACGGCTGATCGATCGGCTGCGCCATTACTTCCTGACCTACAAGCAGGCGCCGGACGCCCAGGACAAGGTTTGCGAGATAACGCACGTCTACGACCGCGTGGAGGCGCGCGAGGTCATCATCCGCGGGCGGGAGGATTACCTGCGGCGCTTCGCGAATATTGGCAATTTGTTGAACAAAACTCTAAAATTTGGCGAAGCGTAG
- a CDS encoding FAD-binding oxidoreductase, producing MSNAIDAWRSALGPDKVDDAPATLERYARTTLPTATRPACVLYPATTEEVQAIVRIASEHRVVVYPISRGRNWGYGDACAPTDGAAIVDMSRMNRILEVNTELAYTVIEPGVTQGQLNTYLKENRTGLWMDCTGAGCEASVVGNAIDRGFGHTRYGDHVQTTCGMEIVLADGRVLNTGFGHYANAKAARVYGYGIGPSLDGIFYQSNFGIVTKVGLWLLPEPEAFNFFFARLDRDEDIGVFVDRMRPLRLAGVVQSAVHMGNDYRIFSSRGRYPWEATNGKTPLPQDLRERLRKKYGLGAWNVAGALTGTRGQVRASRTAVKRALNGLGGVRFVSDKQLDFADRVFGLLSKFGIARETAHFITSAKPVLDAAKGVPADQPVRGTYWRLRHEPPAHVNDPIEAGAGLMWASPVLPMRGEDVRRVLQIADPIFARHGFEPMTTLTLLNERSLIAVLNVYFDKSAPDEAAQATACHNELIDALAKEGYYPYRVGLDTMPKMVHEGDVFWEVAGALKQALDPLDIIARGRYIPPRQ from the coding sequence ATGAGCAATGCGATAGACGCATGGCGCTCGGCGCTCGGGCCCGACAAAGTCGACGACGCGCCGGCGACGCTCGAACGCTATGCGCGCACAACCTTGCCCACCGCGACGCGGCCCGCGTGCGTGCTTTATCCGGCGACTACAGAGGAAGTGCAAGCGATTGTGCGCATCGCATCCGAACATCGGGTGGTCGTGTATCCGATATCCCGGGGGCGGAACTGGGGATACGGGGATGCATGCGCGCCGACGGACGGCGCGGCTATCGTCGACATGAGCCGAATGAACCGGATTCTCGAAGTGAACACCGAACTCGCCTATACGGTTATCGAGCCGGGCGTGACGCAGGGCCAACTCAACACCTATCTCAAAGAGAACCGCACGGGATTGTGGATGGACTGCACCGGCGCGGGCTGCGAAGCGAGCGTCGTCGGCAATGCCATTGACCGCGGATTCGGTCACACGCGCTACGGCGATCACGTTCAGACGACGTGTGGGATGGAAATCGTGCTCGCCGATGGGCGCGTACTGAATACAGGTTTCGGGCATTACGCCAACGCGAAAGCGGCGCGCGTGTACGGCTACGGCATTGGACCGTCGCTGGACGGGATTTTCTACCAGTCGAATTTCGGCATTGTCACAAAGGTTGGACTTTGGCTTCTGCCCGAGCCGGAAGCGTTCAACTTCTTCTTCGCGCGGCTGGACCGCGACGAGGACATTGGCGTCTTCGTGGATCGCATGCGCCCGCTGCGGCTTGCGGGCGTCGTTCAATCCGCCGTGCACATGGGTAACGACTACCGCATCTTTTCCAGCCGCGGCCGTTACCCGTGGGAGGCGACAAACGGCAAGACACCGTTGCCGCAGGACCTTCGCGAGCGGTTGCGCAAGAAATACGGACTCGGCGCCTGGAACGTGGCCGGGGCCTTGACCGGCACCCGCGGGCAGGTCCGCGCGTCGCGCACAGCGGTGAAGCGCGCGTTGAACGGCCTGGGCGGCGTGCGCTTCGTAAGCGACAAACAACTCGACTTCGCGGACCGCGTGTTCGGGCTGCTGAGCAAGTTCGGCATCGCGCGCGAGACGGCGCACTTCATCACCTCGGCCAAGCCCGTGCTCGACGCGGCCAAAGGGGTGCCCGCGGACCAGCCCGTCCGTGGGACCTATTGGCGCCTGCGCCACGAACCGCCGGCGCATGTGAACGATCCGATCGAGGCGGGCGCGGGATTAATGTGGGCGTCGCCGGTGTTGCCGATGCGCGGCGAAGACGTGCGGCGCGTGTTGCAGATCGCCGATCCCATCTTCGCGCGCCACGGGTTCGAGCCGATGACCACGCTGACGCTGTTGAACGAGCGTTCGCTCATCGCGGTGTTGAACGTTTACTTCGACAAGAGCGCGCCAGACGAGGCCGCGCAGGCCACCGCGTGCCACAACGAATTGATCGATGCATTGGCGAAGGAAGGGTACTATCCGTATCGCGTGGGATTGGACACCATGCCGAAGATGGTCCACGAAGGGGACGTCTTCTGGGAGGTCGCCGGGGCGCTCAAACAGGCGCTCGATCCGCTGGACATCATTGCGCGGGGACGTTATATCCCGCCGCGGCAATAG
- a CDS encoding redoxin domain-containing protein: MARGACAGSFTVRRTAALLLVTAVLELGCGAPSPDGAEAPAAQTVSEVPSAPAIDRVPVASPGVSLANGVKVAELLAAAKGKVLVVNVWATYCIPCIEEMPELARFYRERDAENVAFLSFSADAEYALDDTVKPFVVEQKLPFPAFVLQDLPPDKLVKALGAGTSGWDGELPATFVFDTSGALKRHWLELVHLNDLTQAVAEITKG, translated from the coding sequence ATGGCACGTGGCGCGTGCGCCGGATCGTTTACGGTCCGGCGCACTGCCGCGTTGCTCCTTGTCACCGCCGTGCTGGAGCTCGGATGCGGCGCACCATCGCCGGATGGCGCCGAAGCCCCGGCCGCGCAAACCGTATCCGAGGTACCGTCAGCCCCCGCGATAGATCGAGTGCCGGTTGCCAGTCCCGGTGTGTCGCTCGCGAACGGCGTGAAGGTGGCTGAGTTGCTCGCCGCCGCCAAGGGTAAGGTCCTCGTTGTGAACGTCTGGGCGACCTATTGCATCCCGTGCATTGAAGAGATGCCCGAACTCGCGCGGTTCTACCGCGAGCGCGACGCGGAGAACGTCGCATTCTTGAGCTTTAGCGCCGATGCCGAATACGCGCTCGACGATACCGTGAAACCGTTTGTCGTCGAACAGAAGCTGCCGTTTCCCGCGTTCGTGCTCCAAGACCTGCCGCCGGACAAACTGGTCAAAGCGCTCGGCGCCGGTACATCCGGTTGGGACGGCGAACTCCCGGCGACCTTCGTATTCGATACCAGCGGCGCTCTGAAAAGGCACTGGCTCGAACTCGTCCACCTGAACGACCTGACTCAGGCTGTCGCCGAAATCACGAAAGGATGA
- a CDS encoding acyloxyacyl hydrolase produces MRRFRLRTLRVIAIPVVFLAAAMLAPVETSGDESYGVIDGFSDGRWRTEVSVSTGFHSGRRSRTGDVQVTGNVEYEWPVFARCTLGLRAYPLFLYKQNDPNDTLWGGGVGGVGRVYQNAGDRNGWFGEAGAGVIWHTNHIEGNSATMDFLLEAGVGYQFKNNWHVTLQASHLSNAGLSDDNAGANSLGLAVGFTF; encoded by the coding sequence ATGCGTCGGTTTCGTTTGCGAACGCTTCGCGTCATTGCGATCCCTGTGGTATTTCTTGCGGCGGCTATGCTGGCGCCGGTGGAGACGTCTGGGGACGAATCGTACGGCGTAATTGATGGATTCAGCGATGGACGGTGGCGGACGGAAGTCAGCGTTTCGACCGGGTTCCATTCGGGACGCCGCTCACGAACTGGTGACGTGCAGGTGACGGGTAACGTCGAATACGAATGGCCGGTGTTCGCTCGGTGCACGCTGGGCCTGCGCGCCTACCCCCTGTTCCTGTATAAACAAAACGACCCGAACGACACGCTGTGGGGCGGGGGCGTCGGCGGGGTTGGCCGCGTGTACCAAAACGCGGGCGACCGGAACGGCTGGTTTGGCGAGGCCGGTGCGGGTGTTATCTGGCACACGAACCATATCGAGGGCAACTCCGCCACGATGGACTTCCTGCTCGAGGCGGGGGTGGGATACCAGTTCAAGAACAACTGGCACGTGACGCTGCAGGCGTCGCACCTTTCGAACGCGGGGTTGAGCGACGACAATGCGGGGGCAAACAGTTTGGGATTGGCAGTCGGGTTTACGTTTTAG
- a CDS encoding peroxiredoxin translates to MFKRISIVVAAAFMAMPLIAIAQDDAAAKLKVGDTAPDFDIPEQKAVEGAPKKLSDLKGKKNALIAFYPKADTPGCTKQMCGYRDDIQQIQSANTEVIAISVDQQMDSEKFQEKHKLPFSLVGDPQHKIIEAYGVPLKDYSGNKFAQRSVFLVDKEGKITYVDLDYKVAEDKDALYGQMKALDGGGKKES, encoded by the coding sequence ATGTTCAAACGAATTTCCATAGTGGTCGCGGCCGCGTTCATGGCGATGCCGCTGATCGCGATTGCCCAGGACGATGCCGCCGCGAAGTTGAAAGTCGGCGATACTGCTCCGGACTTCGACATTCCGGAACAGAAAGCCGTCGAGGGCGCGCCGAAAAAACTGTCCGATCTGAAGGGCAAAAAGAACGCGCTGATTGCGTTCTATCCCAAGGCGGATACGCCCGGCTGTACAAAACAGATGTGCGGGTACCGCGACGACATCCAGCAAATCCAGAGCGCGAACACGGAAGTGATTGCGATCAGCGTCGACCAGCAGATGGACAGCGAGAAGTTTCAAGAGAAGCACAAGCTGCCGTTCTCGCTGGTCGGGGATCCGCAACACAAGATCATCGAGGCGTACGGCGTGCCGTTGAAGGACTACAGCGGCAACAAGTTTGCGCAACGGTCCGTGTTTCTCGTCGACAAGGAAGGCAAGATTACGTACGTCGACTTGGACTACAAGGTCGCCGAGGACAAGGATGCGCTTTACGGGCAGATGAAGGCGCTCGACGGCGGCGGGAAGAAAGAGTCGTAG
- the mutY gene encoding A/G-specific adenine glycosylase yields the protein MTTKNKRTPQSSPSQFRRALLTWYRRAARDLPWRRTTDPYAIWLSEIMLQQTRVDQGLPYFERFISAFPTVQALAAAKEDRVLKLWEGLGYYSRARNLHRAAKIVADECGGVFPRTAEELQSLPGVGRYTAGAIASIAYGERVPVLDGNVIRVLSRLYNIADCTDDAKVRDRLWKLADRLVPAKHPGDFNQAMMELGARICTPKSAQCGTCPARRFCAARVAGVVDQRPVRKAKAETPRREMVAAVINQNGRYLLVKRPSNGLLGGLWEFPCGTVHNGETHQSALIRGLGESLGVRVKVGGLIASVQHAYSHFRVSLHVYACAISRGELTAKHHDEMRWSTRQQLNRLALPKVVHKFLGAL from the coding sequence ATGACGACGAAGAACAAACGAACGCCACAATCGTCCCCTTCGCAATTCCGCCGCGCCCTGCTCACGTGGTATCGGCGCGCCGCGCGCGATCTGCCGTGGCGCCGCACCACGGACCCGTACGCAATATGGCTTTCCGAGATTATGCTCCAGCAGACTCGCGTCGATCAGGGATTACCATATTTCGAACGCTTTATCTCCGCATTCCCGACGGTGCAGGCACTCGCCGCCGCGAAGGAAGACCGCGTCCTCAAATTGTGGGAAGGGCTCGGGTATTACTCGCGTGCGCGCAACCTCCATCGCGCCGCAAAAATCGTAGCCGACGAATGCGGGGGAGTATTCCCGCGCACCGCCGAAGAACTGCAGTCCCTCCCCGGCGTAGGCCGCTACACCGCCGGCGCAATTGCGAGTATCGCGTACGGCGAGCGCGTCCCCGTGCTCGACGGTAACGTCATCCGCGTGCTCTCGCGCCTCTACAACATCGCCGATTGCACGGACGACGCAAAGGTGCGCGATCGATTGTGGAAACTCGCGGACAGACTCGTGCCCGCGAAACACCCGGGCGATTTCAATCAAGCGATGATGGAGCTCGGGGCGCGCATCTGCACGCCGAAGTCCGCGCAGTGCGGTACGTGCCCGGCCAGACGGTTTTGCGCCGCGCGCGTCGCCGGCGTCGTCGATCAACGTCCCGTGCGCAAAGCGAAGGCCGAAACGCCACGCCGCGAAATGGTCGCGGCGGTTATCAATCAGAATGGACGCTACCTGCTCGTAAAGCGGCCAAGCAACGGGCTGCTCGGCGGACTCTGGGAATTCCCGTGCGGAACCGTGCACAACGGCGAGACACATCAATCGGCGCTTATACGCGGACTTGGCGAAAGCCTTGGCGTGCGCGTGAAAGTGGGAGGGTTAATCGCCAGCGTCCAACATGCATACTCGCACTTCCGGGTGTCGTTGCACGTGTATGCGTGCGCCATATCCCGCGGCGAATTGACGGCAAAACATCATGACGAGATGCGGTGGAGTACGAGGCAGCAACTCAATCGGCTGGCGCTACCTAAAGTCGTTCACAAGTTCCTGGGCGCGCTGTAA
- a CDS encoding TolC family protein — MFRTCTLALAMAFCSGVSLADDAAPAAASPEPAATESVNEPIGPVTSDAVLEMMKSLEDFMAQQPQDVPKGEPLVLDARKAVELATTQNAKVLVAEDDVEAAHAKIGQARSRILPQVTVSSTQTWTEFNERDQNFLQELIYGGSLGGGGLGGIGGGGLGGGLGGGGGLGGGGGSNQIPGSRVARFVLGRVVTELLDIDSLYERPDDFRTDKLTINQVIFAGGQIKAAIRASKYLAESQEFQQEATLAQLEYDAKEAYYTAAASQALVRVAEESVRTFERQLNDTKQMFDVGMVSNFEVLRAETELGSRKSSLVQARNGQRLAFANLCRVVGVPQDTPLTLDTKFDYVPNTQDLDALVAYAYEHRPEILALKKGIDAGKEDVKRVRGQYLPQVAGNIQWQNVDNGGLTQPDGWTFSIGGQWDVATGGRRKYERIESKARLSSLEHQLNDLEALVELDVKAAQIQIQDAMARVASERGTRELAKEGLRLAELRFQEGAGTQTETLDAELALTSADTALVQALRDFAVANGSLERAIGKSWVRDEGQTGEAAATPPAGNE; from the coding sequence ATGTTTAGAACCTGCACTCTCGCCCTCGCGATGGCGTTTTGCTCCGGCGTTTCACTGGCGGACGACGCCGCGCCGGCGGCTGCGTCGCCCGAGCCGGCTGCGACCGAAAGCGTCAACGAGCCCATCGGCCCGGTGACGTCGGATGCCGTGCTCGAGATGATGAAGTCGCTCGAGGATTTCATGGCGCAACAACCCCAGGACGTGCCGAAGGGCGAACCATTGGTGCTCGACGCGCGCAAAGCGGTCGAGCTCGCGACCACGCAGAATGCCAAAGTGCTGGTCGCCGAGGACGACGTGGAGGCAGCACATGCCAAGATCGGGCAGGCCCGATCTCGAATTCTCCCGCAGGTCACGGTGTCGTCGACGCAAACGTGGACCGAGTTTAACGAACGCGACCAGAATTTCCTTCAGGAACTGATCTATGGCGGCAGTCTGGGCGGTGGCGGCCTTGGCGGAATCGGTGGCGGCGGGCTTGGCGGCGGCCTGGGTGGAGGCGGCGGCTTGGGTGGAGGCGGCGGCTCGAACCAGATACCGGGCAGCCGCGTTGCGCGATTTGTGCTGGGCAGGGTTGTGACCGAATTGCTCGATATCGACAGCCTGTACGAGCGGCCGGACGATTTTCGAACGGACAAGCTGACAATTAATCAGGTGATCTTCGCGGGCGGCCAAATCAAGGCGGCGATTCGCGCGTCGAAATACCTCGCGGAGTCGCAGGAATTTCAGCAGGAGGCAACTCTGGCGCAACTCGAGTACGACGCGAAAGAGGCGTACTACACGGCGGCGGCGTCGCAGGCCCTCGTGCGCGTGGCCGAGGAAAGCGTGCGGACGTTCGAGCGGCAGTTGAACGATACGAAGCAGATGTTTGACGTTGGGATGGTGAGCAACTTCGAGGTGCTGCGAGCGGAAACCGAACTTGGCAGCCGCAAGTCGAGTCTTGTCCAGGCGCGCAACGGACAACGTCTCGCGTTTGCCAACCTGTGCCGTGTCGTTGGCGTCCCGCAGGATACGCCGCTGACGCTCGACACCAAATTCGACTATGTGCCGAACACGCAGGACCTCGACGCGTTGGTCGCGTACGCGTACGAACACCGGCCGGAAATCCTCGCGTTGAAGAAAGGCATCGACGCGGGCAAGGAAGATGTAAAGCGGGTCCGCGGCCAGTATCTGCCGCAGGTAGCGGGCAACATCCAATGGCAAAACGTCGACAACGGCGGGCTGACGCAGCCCGATGGCTGGACCTTCAGCATCGGCGGCCAGTGGGACGTTGCGACGGGCGGCCGGCGCAAATACGAGCGCATCGAATCGAAGGCGCGCCTGAGCAGCCTCGAGCATCAACTGAACGATCTGGAAGCGCTGGTCGAACTCGATGTGAAGGCCGCACAAATCCAGATTCAGGACGCGATGGCGCGCGTCGCGAGCGAACGCGGCACGCGCGAACTTGCCAAAGAGGGGCTGCGTCTGGCGGAACTGAGGTTCCAGGAAGGCGCGGGCACGCAAACAGAAACGCTGGACGCGGAACTCGCGCTGACCAGTGCGGACACCGCGTTGGTGCAGGCGCTGCGCGATTTTGCGGTGGCGAACGGTTCGCTCGAGCGCGCCATCGGCAAGAGCTGGGTGCGCGATGAGGGCCAGACCGGCGAAGCGGCCGCGACACCCCCTGCCGGCAACGAGTAG
- a CDS encoding DUF1080 domain-containing protein: MSRPTFVIACVLASALSWNAYAQDKNAVSVAARTLKRGANAYTVRAISVPEIGKPGVTREDVARAMNRIATVGGNSICFDVYGASDDGKSIANDAVEAARQVHAVGADRAVVSVINVMGAPAPHGEKARLEWARTVAKAFAKDTGFLFLITGGDAKQCARAFNRVSKHLTLACERYGDLDVIAPDEKSWKKPQLVLGGLPHQLDDAAHFVLMADQSSYDTLETASALPEESQQWTPDNSGLSPEERAEGFVALFDGTTFNGWIVLGAKKDAWTIADGALSRNTGGSQGLRTIRRFKNFHMKWEWNLPTGGNNGVHFRAPRAQRASKVGFEYQMLGDYGKDPDKNSTGAIYDVQAPAVNASKPHGEWNASEAIFDGTHISYYLNGQKVNEADMDAVDELRPRLREGFIVLTEHNDQVMYRNIRIKELP, translated from the coding sequence ATGTCACGTCCTACTTTTGTGATTGCATGCGTGCTGGCCTCGGCCCTTTCGTGGAACGCGTACGCGCAGGACAAGAACGCGGTCTCCGTCGCCGCCCGAACGCTCAAGCGTGGCGCCAACGCCTACACCGTTCGCGCCATCAGCGTGCCGGAGATCGGCAAGCCGGGCGTCACGAGAGAAGACGTTGCCCGCGCCATGAACCGGATCGCCACCGTAGGCGGGAACTCGATCTGCTTCGACGTGTACGGCGCCTCCGACGATGGCAAGTCGATCGCCAATGACGCGGTGGAAGCCGCGCGCCAGGTGCACGCCGTAGGCGCGGACCGCGCCGTGGTCAGCGTGATAAACGTGATGGGCGCGCCCGCGCCGCATGGCGAGAAGGCCAGGCTCGAATGGGCGCGGACCGTTGCGAAGGCCTTCGCGAAAGATACCGGGTTCCTATTTCTCATCACGGGCGGTGACGCCAAGCAGTGCGCGCGCGCGTTTAACCGCGTGTCGAAACATCTCACACTCGCGTGCGAACGGTACGGCGACTTGGATGTGATCGCGCCGGACGAAAAATCGTGGAAGAAGCCCCAACTCGTGCTCGGTGGCTTGCCGCACCAATTGGACGATGCGGCGCACTTTGTGCTCATGGCGGACCAATCAAGCTACGACACGCTCGAGACGGCCTCCGCCTTGCCCGAGGAATCGCAACAATGGACGCCGGATAACTCGGGGCTGTCACCGGAAGAGCGCGCCGAAGGGTTTGTCGCGCTGTTCGACGGCACGACTTTCAATGGTTGGATTGTCCTTGGCGCCAAGAAAGACGCGTGGACGATTGCGGACGGTGCGCTGAGCCGCAACACCGGCGGTTCGCAGGGCCTTCGCACGATACGCCGCTTTAAGAACTTCCATATGAAGTGGGAATGGAACCTGCCCACCGGCGGCAACAATGGCGTCCACTTCCGCGCGCCGCGCGCGCAACGCGCCTCGAAAGTCGGTTTCGAATACCAGATGCTCGGCGATTACGGCAAGGATCCGGATAAGAACAGCACCGGCGCGATCTACGACGTGCAGGCGCCCGCGGTGAACGCATCCAAACCGCACGGCGAATGGAACGCATCCGAGGCGATCTTCGATGGCACGCACATCTCCTACTACCTCAACGGACAAAAAGTAAACGAGGCCGACATGGACGCTGTCGACGAACTCCGCCCGCGCCTGCGCGAAGGGTTTATCGTCCTTACCGAACATAACGACCAGGTCATGTACCGCAACATTCGCATCAAGGAATTGCCATAG